The following are encoded together in the Pseudomonas xantholysinigenes genome:
- the rpsL gene encoding 30S ribosomal protein S12, producing the protein MATINQLVRQPRKRSVEKSDVPALQNCPQRRGVCTRVYTTTPKKPNSALRKVCRVRLTNGFEVSSYIGGEGHNLQEHSVVLIRGGRVKDLPGVRYHTVRGSLDTSGVKGRNQGRSKYGTKRPK; encoded by the coding sequence ATGGCAACTATCAACCAGCTGGTACGTCAGCCGCGTAAGCGTTCGGTCGAGAAGTCCGACGTTCCTGCGCTGCAGAACTGCCCGCAGCGTCGTGGCGTGTGCACCCGTGTGTACACCACCACGCCGAAAAAACCTAACTCGGCACTGCGTAAAGTATGCCGTGTGCGTCTGACCAACGGTTTCGAGGTTTCCTCGTACATCGGTGGTGAAGGCCACAACCTGCAAGAGCACAGCGTCGTCCTGATCCGTGGCGGCCGTGTAAAAGACTTGCCAGGTGTTCGTTACCACACCGTTCGCGGCTCTCTGGATACTTCGGGCGTCAAAGGCCGTAACCAGGGTCGTTCGAAGTACGGTACCAAGCGTCCGAAGTAA
- the rpsG gene encoding 30S ribosomal protein S7, translating into MPRRRVAAKREILDDPKYGSQILAKFMNHVMESGKKAVAERIVYGALDTVKARKNSDPLEIFEKALDAIAPLVEVKSRRVGGATYQVPVEVRPSRRNALAMRWLVDYARKRGEKSMALRLAGELLDAAEGKGAAVKKREDVHRMAEANKAFSHYRF; encoded by the coding sequence ATGCCAAGACGTCGTGTAGCAGCAAAACGTGAGATCCTTGACGATCCGAAGTACGGATCCCAGATCCTCGCCAAGTTCATGAACCACGTGATGGAAAGCGGCAAGAAGGCCGTAGCCGAGCGCATCGTTTACGGTGCCCTGGATACCGTCAAAGCACGCAAGAACAGCGACCCCCTGGAAATCTTCGAGAAAGCTCTCGACGCCATCGCTCCGCTGGTCGAAGTTAAGTCCCGCCGTGTCGGCGGTGCCACTTACCAGGTTCCGGTTGAAGTTCGTCCATCCCGTCGTAACGCTCTGGCAATGCGCTGGCTCGTAGACTACGCCCGCAAGCGCGGCGAGAAGTCGATGGCTCTGCGCCTGGCCGGCGAACTGCTGGATGCTGCCGAAGGCAAGGGTGCTGCAGTCAAGAAGCGTGAAGACGTGCACCGTATGGCCGAGGCCAACAAAGCGTTCTCGCACTACCGCTTCTAA
- the fusA gene encoding elongation factor G, producing the protein MARTTAINRYRNIGICAHVDAGKTTTTERILFYTGLSHKMGEVHDGAATTDWMVQEQERGITITSAAVTTFWKGSRGQYDNYRVNVIDTPGHVDFTIEVERSLRVLDGAVVVFCGTSGVEPQSETVWRQANKYGVPRVVYVNKMDRAGANFLRVVGQIKNRLGHTPVPVQLAIGAEDDFQGQVDLIKMKAIYWNDDDKGTTYREEEIPADMLELAEEWRANMVEAAAEANEELMNKYLEEGELTVEEIKAGLRARTLASEIVPAVCGSSFKNKGVPLVLDAVIDFLPAPTEIPAIKGIHPDLIDVPKDEVTPEQYDERPADDNEPFSALAFKIATDPFVGTLTFVRVYSGFLTSGDSVINSVKGKKERVGRMVQMHANQREEIKEVRAGDIAALIGMKDVTTGDTLCNADKPIILERMDFPEPVISLSVEPKTKADQEKMGIALGKLAQEDPSFRVKTDEETGQTIISGMGELHLDILVDRMKREFNVECNVGKPQVSYREKITKSNVEIEGKFVRQSGGRGQFGHCWIRFSEPDVDEKGNITEGLVFTNEVVGGVIPKEFIAPIQKGIEEQMKNGVVAGYPLLGLKATVFDGSYHDVDSNEMAFKIAASMATKQLAQKGGGVVLEPIMKVEVVTPEDYLGDVMGDLSRRRGMIQGNEDSVSGKVITAEVPLGEMFGYATDVRSMSQGRASYSMEFSKYAEAPSNIVEALVKKQG; encoded by the coding sequence ATGGCTCGTACTACAGCAATTAACCGCTACCGTAACATCGGTATCTGTGCCCACGTTGACGCGGGCAAGACTACCACTACCGAGCGGATCCTGTTCTACACAGGTCTGAGCCACAAGATGGGCGAGGTGCATGACGGCGCCGCGACCACCGACTGGATGGTGCAGGAGCAGGAGCGCGGTATCACCATTACCTCCGCTGCCGTTACCACCTTCTGGAAAGGTTCCCGTGGTCAGTACGACAACTACCGCGTAAACGTCATCGATACCCCCGGCCACGTTGACTTCACCATTGAAGTAGAGCGTTCGCTGCGTGTACTCGACGGCGCGGTCGTTGTGTTCTGCGGTACCTCCGGCGTTGAGCCGCAGTCCGAAACCGTATGGCGTCAGGCCAACAAGTACGGCGTTCCACGTGTTGTCTACGTGAACAAGATGGACCGTGCTGGTGCCAACTTCCTGCGCGTTGTCGGCCAGATCAAGAACCGCCTGGGTCACACCCCGGTTCCGGTCCAGCTGGCTATCGGTGCTGAAGATGACTTCCAGGGTCAGGTTGACCTGATCAAGATGAAAGCCATCTACTGGAACGATGACGACAAGGGCACCACCTACCGTGAGGAAGAAATTCCTGCGGACATGCTCGAGCTGGCCGAAGAATGGCGCGCGAACATGGTGGAAGCTGCTGCCGAAGCCAACGAAGAGCTGATGAACAAGTACCTTGAAGAAGGTGAGCTGACCGTCGAAGAGATCAAGGCAGGCCTGCGCGCGCGCACCCTGGCCAGCGAGATCGTTCCGGCTGTCTGCGGTTCGTCGTTCAAGAACAAGGGCGTTCCCCTGGTTCTCGACGCTGTCATCGACTTCCTGCCTGCTCCGACCGAAATCCCGGCGATCAAGGGTATCCACCCTGACCTGATCGACGTGCCGAAGGATGAAGTCACTCCAGAGCAGTACGACGAGCGTCCTGCTGACGACAACGAGCCGTTCTCGGCTCTGGCGTTCAAGATTGCCACCGACCCGTTCGTTGGTACTCTGACCTTCGTTCGCGTTTACTCGGGCTTCCTGACCTCCGGTGACTCCGTCATCAACTCGGTCAAGGGCAAGAAAGAGCGCGTTGGTCGTATGGTGCAGATGCACGCCAACCAGCGTGAAGAGATCAAAGAAGTGCGCGCTGGCGACATCGCTGCTCTGATCGGCATGAAGGACGTCACCACTGGTGACACCCTGTGCAACGCCGACAAGCCGATCATCCTCGAGCGTATGGACTTCCCTGAGCCGGTAATTTCGCTCTCCGTAGAGCCGAAAACCAAGGCTGACCAGGAGAAGATGGGTATCGCTCTGGGCAAACTGGCCCAGGAAGACCCGTCGTTCCGCGTCAAGACCGACGAAGAAACCGGCCAGACCATCATCTCCGGTATGGGTGAGCTGCACCTGGACATCCTCGTTGACCGCATGAAGCGCGAGTTCAACGTCGAGTGCAACGTCGGCAAGCCTCAGGTTTCGTACCGCGAGAAGATCACCAAGTCCAACGTCGAGATCGAAGGCAAGTTCGTTCGTCAGTCGGGTGGTCGTGGTCAGTTCGGTCACTGCTGGATCCGTTTCTCGGAGCCGGACGTTGACGAGAAGGGCAACATCACCGAAGGTCTGGTGTTCACCAACGAAGTCGTTGGTGGTGTGATTCCTAAGGAATTCATCGCCCCGATCCAGAAGGGTATCGAAGAGCAGATGAAAAACGGCGTTGTCGCCGGCTATCCGCTGCTCGGCCTGAAGGCCACGGTATTCGACGGTTCGTACCACGACGTCGACTCCAACGAAATGGCGTTCAAGATCGCCGCTTCGATGGCGACCAAGCAACTGGCCCAGAAGGGCGGTGGCGTGGTGCTTGAGCCGATCATGAAGGTCGAAGTTGTAACCCCGGAAGACTACCTGGGTGACGTGATGGGTGACCTGAGCCGTCGTCGCGGGATGATCCAGGGTAATGAAGACTCGGTGTCCGGCAAGGTAATCACTGCTGAGGTACCGCTCGGAGAGATGTTCGGTTACGCAACCGACGTTCGTTCCATGTCTCAGGGTCGCGCAAGCTACTCCATGGAATTCTCCAAATACGCCGAAGCTCCGTCGAACATCGTCGAAGCACTCGTTAAAAAACAAGGCTAA
- the tuf gene encoding elongation factor Tu yields MAKEKFDRSLPHVNVGTIGHVDHGKTTLTAALTRVCSEVFGSAVVEFDKIDSAPEEKARGITINTAHVEYNSNIRHYAHVDCPGHADYVKNMITGAAQMDGAILVCSAADGPMPQTREHILLSRQVGVPYIVVFLNKADLVDDAELLELVEMEVRDLLSTYDFPGDDTPIIIGSARMALEGKDDNEMGTSAVKKLVETLDAYIPEPVRAIDQPFLMPIEDVFSISGRGTVVTGRIERGIVRVQDPLEIVGLRDTTTTTCTGVEMFRKLLDEGRAGENCGVLLRGTKRDDVERGQVLVKPGSVKPHTKFTAEVYVLSKEEGGRHTPFFKGYRPQFYFRTTDVTGNCELPEGVEMVMPGDNIQMTVTLIKTIAMEDGLRFAIREGGRTVGAGVVAKIIE; encoded by the coding sequence GTGGCTAAAGAAAAATTTGATCGTTCCCTTCCCCACGTTAACGTCGGCACCATCGGCCACGTTGACCACGGTAAGACCACTCTGACCGCAGCTCTGACTCGCGTCTGCTCCGAAGTTTTCGGTTCGGCCGTCGTTGAGTTCGACAAGATCGACTCGGCTCCGGAAGAAAAAGCGCGCGGTATCACCATCAACACCGCTCACGTCGAGTACAACTCGAACATTCGTCACTACGCTCACGTTGACTGCCCAGGTCACGCTGACTACGTGAAGAACATGATCACCGGTGCTGCCCAGATGGACGGCGCGATCCTGGTTTGCTCGGCCGCCGATGGTCCGATGCCACAAACCCGTGAGCACATCCTGCTGTCCCGTCAGGTTGGCGTTCCGTACATCGTGGTCTTCCTGAACAAGGCTGACCTGGTAGACGACGCTGAGCTGCTGGAACTGGTCGAGATGGAAGTTCGCGACCTGCTGTCCACCTACGACTTCCCAGGCGACGACACTCCGATCATCATCGGTTCGGCTCGTATGGCTCTGGAAGGCAAAGACGACAACGAAATGGGTACCAGCGCTGTCAAGAAGCTGGTTGAAACTCTGGATGCCTACATCCCTGAGCCAGTTCGTGCCATCGACCAGCCGTTCCTGATGCCGATCGAAGACGTATTCTCGATCTCGGGTCGTGGTACCGTTGTTACCGGTCGTATCGAGCGTGGTATCGTCCGCGTTCAGGATCCGCTGGAAATCGTTGGTCTGCGTGACACCACCACCACCACCTGCACCGGCGTTGAGATGTTCCGCAAGCTGCTGGACGAAGGTCGTGCTGGCGAGAACTGCGGCGTCCTGCTGCGTGGTACCAAGCGTGACGACGTTGAGCGTGGCCAGGTTCTGGTCAAGCCAGGTTCGGTCAAGCCGCACACCAAGTTCACCGCAGAAGTCTACGTCCTGTCGAAGGAAGAAGGCGGCCGTCACACTCCGTTCTTCAAAGGCTACCGTCCTCAGTTCTACTTCCGTACCACTGACGTGACCGGTAACTGCGAACTGCCGGAAGGCGTTGAGATGGTAATGCCAGGTGACAACATTCAGATGACTGTCACCCTGATCAAGACCATCGCAATGGAAGACGGTCTGCGCTTCGCCATCCGTGAAGGCGGTCGTACCGTCGGCGCCGGCGTCGTGGCCAAAATCATCGAGTAA
- the rpsJ gene encoding 30S ribosomal protein S10 produces the protein MQNQQIRIRLKAFDHRLIDQSTQEIVETAKRTGAQVRGPIPLPTRKERFTVLVSPHVNKDARDQYEIRTHKRVLDIVQPTDKTVDALMKLDLAAGVEVQISLG, from the coding sequence ATGCAAAATCAGCAAATCCGTATCAGGTTGAAGGCTTTCGACCATCGCCTGATCGACCAATCCACCCAGGAAATCGTGGAAACCGCGAAACGTACTGGTGCACAAGTGCGTGGTCCAATTCCACTGCCTACCCGCAAAGAGCGTTTCACCGTTCTGGTCTCCCCGCACGTCAACAAAGACGCGCGTGACCAGTACGAGATTCGCACTCATAAGCGTGTTCTGGACATCGTCCAGCCAACGGATAAAACCGTTGACGCGCTGATGAAGCTTGATCTCGCGGCCGGCGTGGAAGTGCAGATCAGCCTCGGCTAA
- the rplC gene encoding 50S ribosomal protein L3 yields MTIGVVGRKAGMTRIFTEEGVSIPVTVIEIEPNRVTQFKTEETDGYRAVQVTVGERRASRVTAAQAGHFAKANVAAGRGVWEFRLEEGDFQAGDLIKAELFTAGQLVDVTGQSKGKGFAGTIKRWNFRGQDNTHGNSVSHRVPGSIGQCQTPGRVFKGKKMSGHMGAERVTVQSLEVVRVDAERNLLLIKGAVPGATGGDVVVRPAVKARG; encoded by the coding sequence ATGACTATTGGTGTAGTCGGTCGAAAAGCGGGTATGACCCGTATTTTCACCGAAGAAGGTGTCTCCATTCCGGTCACGGTCATCGAGATCGAGCCGAATCGCGTCACCCAGTTCAAAACCGAAGAAACTGATGGCTACCGTGCAGTGCAAGTCACTGTCGGCGAGCGTCGTGCTTCGCGTGTGACCGCCGCTCAGGCAGGCCACTTTGCCAAGGCTAACGTTGCCGCTGGTCGCGGTGTTTGGGAGTTCCGTCTTGAAGAAGGCGATTTCCAGGCTGGCGATCTGATCAAAGCTGAACTCTTCACTGCAGGCCAGCTGGTAGACGTAACCGGTCAGTCCAAAGGTAAAGGCTTCGCCGGTACCATCAAGCGTTGGAACTTCCGTGGTCAAGACAACACCCACGGTAACTCCGTATCGCACCGTGTCCCTGGCTCCATCGGCCAGTGCCAGACTCCTGGTCGTGTATTCAAGGGCAAGAAGATGTCCGGTCACATGGGCGCCGAGCGCGTGACTGTTCAGTCCCTGGAAGTAGTACGCGTAGACGCTGAACGCAACCTGCTGCTGATCAAGGGTGCCGTCCCAGGCGCTACTGGCGGCGACGTGGTCGTGCGTCCGGCTGTCAAGGCTCGCGGTTAA
- the rplD gene encoding 50S ribosomal protein L4: MQLNVNDAQAIEVSELTFGGEFNETLVHQAVVAYMAGGRQGTKQQKTRSDVAGGGKRPWRQKGTGRARAGTTRGPIWRGGGVTFAARPQDHSQKLNKKMYRAALRSILAELVRSDRLVVVQDFAVEAPKTKDLLNKLNGMGLSDVLIVSDAVDQNLYLAARNLPHVDVRDVQGSDPVSLIAYEKVLITVSAVKKFEELLG; the protein is encoded by the coding sequence ATGCAACTTAATGTAAATGACGCTCAGGCGATCGAAGTTTCCGAACTGACCTTCGGTGGCGAATTCAACGAGACGCTGGTACACCAAGCAGTCGTGGCCTACATGGCCGGCGGCCGTCAGGGCACCAAGCAGCAGAAGACCCGTTCTGACGTAGCCGGTGGCGGTAAGCGCCCATGGCGTCAGAAAGGTACTGGCCGCGCTCGTGCTGGTACTACCCGTGGTCCGATCTGGCGTGGCGGTGGTGTTACCTTCGCAGCTCGTCCTCAGGATCACTCGCAGAAGCTCAACAAGAAGATGTACCGCGCAGCCCTGCGCTCCATCCTCGCTGAGCTGGTGCGTAGCGACCGTCTGGTCGTGGTTCAGGACTTCGCTGTTGAAGCCCCGAAAACCAAAGACCTGCTGAACAAGCTGAACGGCATGGGTCTGAGCGATGTTCTCATCGTTTCGGATGCTGTTGATCAGAACCTGTACCTGGCTGCTCGCAACCTGCCGCACGTCGACGTACGTGACGTTCAAGGTTCCGACCCGGTCAGTCTGATCGCATACGAGAAAGTGTTGATCACTGTCTCGGCCGTGAAGAAATTCGAGGAGCTGCTGGGATGA
- the rplW gene encoding 50S ribosomal protein L23: protein MNQERVFKVLLGPHVSEKATVLAEKKGQFVFKVATDATKLEIKKAVEGLFNVKVENVSTVNVLGKTKRTARGLGKRNDWKKAIVSLQPGQDLDFSSSAE from the coding sequence ATGAACCAGGAACGCGTATTCAAAGTCCTCCTTGGCCCGCACGTTTCCGAGAAGGCTACCGTTCTGGCTGAGAAAAAAGGCCAGTTCGTATTCAAGGTTGCTACCGATGCAACCAAGCTGGAAATCAAGAAAGCTGTCGAAGGCCTGTTCAACGTAAAAGTTGAAAACGTGTCGACTGTTAACGTTCTGGGTAAAACCAAGCGTACCGCACGTGGTCTGGGCAAGCGTAATGACTGGAAGAAGGCGATCGTCTCCCTTCAGCCAGGCCAAGATCTCGATTTCAGCAGCAGTGCTGAGTAA
- the rplB gene encoding 50S ribosomal protein L2: protein MAIVKCKPTSPGRRFVVKVVNKELHKGAPHAPLLEKKSKSGGRNNNGRITTRHVGGGHKQHYRLVDFRRNDKDGIPATVERIEYDPNRTAHIALLCYADGERRYIIAPKGVSAGDQLIAGALAPIKAGNSLQLRNIPVGSTIHGIELKPGKGAQIARSAGASAQLIARDGVYVTLRLRSGEMRKVLAECRATLGEVSNSEHSLRSLGKAGAKRWRGVRPTVRGVAMNPVDHPHGGGEGRTSGGRHPVSPWGFPTKGAKTRGNKRTDNMIVRRRK from the coding sequence ATGGCAATCGTTAAATGCAAACCGACTTCCCCTGGCCGCCGTTTTGTGGTCAAGGTGGTCAACAAGGAGCTGCACAAAGGCGCTCCTCACGCACCGCTGCTCGAGAAAAAATCGAAGTCTGGTGGTCGTAACAACAATGGCCGCATCACCACTCGTCACGTTGGTGGTGGTCATAAGCAGCATTACCGTCTGGTTGACTTCCGTCGCAACGACAAAGATGGCATCCCTGCCACTGTCGAGCGTATCGAATACGACCCGAACCGTACTGCTCACATCGCCCTGCTGTGCTACGCAGACGGTGAGCGTCGCTACATCATCGCCCCTAAAGGCGTGAGTGCTGGCGACCAGCTGATCGCAGGTGCCCTGGCCCCAATCAAGGCCGGTAACTCCCTGCAACTGCGCAACATCCCAGTAGGTAGCACCATTCACGGCATCGAACTGAAGCCGGGCAAAGGTGCTCAGATCGCTCGTTCCGCTGGTGCTTCGGCTCAGCTGATCGCCCGCGACGGTGTCTATGTGACCCTGCGTCTGCGCTCTGGTGAAATGCGTAAAGTCCTGGCTGAGTGCCGTGCGACCCTGGGCGAAGTCTCGAACTCCGAGCACAGCCTGCGTTCGCTGGGTAAAGCTGGTGCCAAACGCTGGCGCGGCGTTCGCCCAACCGTTCGTGGTGTTGCCATGAACCCGGTTGACCACCCACATGGTGGTGGTGAAGGTCGTACCTCCGGTGGTCGTCATCCGGTATCGCCATGGGGCTTCCCAACCAAGGGTGCTAAAACCCGTGGTAATAAGCGTACCGACAACATGATCGTCCGTCGTCGCAAGTAA
- the rpsS gene encoding 30S ribosomal protein S19, whose amino-acid sequence MPRSLKKGPFIDLHLLKKVEVAVEKNDRKPVKTWSRRSMILPQMVGLTIAVHNGRQHVPVLVNEDMVGHKLGEFAGTRTYRGHVADKKAKR is encoded by the coding sequence GTGCCACGTTCTCTGAAAAAAGGTCCTTTTATCGATCTTCACCTGCTGAAGAAGGTCGAAGTGGCGGTGGAAAAGAACGATCGCAAGCCAGTTAAAACCTGGTCGCGCCGTTCGATGATCCTGCCACAGATGGTCGGTCTGACCATCGCGGTACACAACGGTCGTCAACATGTCCCAGTTCTCGTGAACGAAGACATGGTCGGCCACAAACTGGGCGAGTTCGCCGGTACCCGCACTTATCGTGGGCACGTGGCTGACAAGAAAGCCAAGCGTTAA
- the rplV gene encoding 50S ribosomal protein L22 has protein sequence MEVAAKLSGARISAQKARLVADQIRGKKVGEALNLLAFSSKKAAEIMKKVLESAVANAEHNEGADVDDLKVSTVFVNEGRSLKRIMPRAKGRADRIVKRSCHITVKVADK, from the coding sequence ATGGAAGTAGCCGCTAAGTTGTCGGGCGCTCGCATCTCCGCCCAGAAAGCCCGCTTGGTCGCCGACCAGATCCGCGGGAAGAAGGTGGGCGAAGCGCTCAACCTGTTGGCCTTCAGCAGCAAAAAAGCCGCTGAAATCATGAAGAAAGTCCTCGAGTCGGCCGTTGCCAACGCCGAACACAACGAAGGCGCAGACGTTGATGACCTGAAGGTCTCCACCGTCTTCGTCAACGAAGGGCGTTCGCTGAAGCGCATCATGCCACGTGCCAAAGGCCGTGCTGATCGCATCGTCAAGCGGTCTTGCCATATCACTGTCAAGGTTGCGGACAAGTAA
- the rpsC gene encoding 30S ribosomal protein S3, with product MGQKVHPTGIRLGIVKEHTSVWYADGATYADYLLKDLQTREYLQDKLKSASVSRIDIHRPAQTARITIHTARPGIVIGKKGEDVEKLRQDLTKQMGVPVHINIEEIRKPELDAMLVAQSVAQQLERRVMFRRAMKRAVQNAMRIGAKGIKIQVSGRLGGAEIARTEWYREGRVPLHTLRADIDYNTYEAHTTYGVIGVKVWIFKGEVIGGRQEELKPQAPAPRKKAAK from the coding sequence ATGGGTCAGAAAGTACATCCCACTGGCATTCGCCTGGGAATCGTCAAGGAGCACACCTCCGTCTGGTACGCAGACGGCGCGACTTACGCAGATTACCTGCTGAAGGATCTGCAAACTCGCGAGTACCTCCAGGACAAACTAAAAAGCGCGTCCGTTAGCCGTATCGATATTCATCGTCCGGCTCAAACTGCACGCATCACCATCCACACCGCTCGTCCCGGTATCGTTATCGGCAAGAAAGGTGAAGATGTTGAGAAGCTGCGTCAGGACCTGACCAAGCAGATGGGTGTGCCTGTGCACATCAACATCGAAGAGATCCGCAAGCCGGAACTCGACGCTATGCTGGTTGCTCAGAGCGTTGCCCAGCAGCTGGAGCGCCGCGTTATGTTCCGTCGCGCCATGAAGCGCGCCGTTCAGAACGCCATGCGTATTGGTGCCAAGGGCATCAAGATCCAGGTGAGCGGTCGTCTCGGCGGTGCCGAGATCGCACGTACCGAGTGGTATCGCGAAGGTCGTGTGCCTCTGCACACCCTGCGTGCCGATATCGACTACAACACCTACGAAGCTCACACCACCTACGGTGTGATCGGTGTGAAGGTTTGGATCTTCAAAGGCGAAGTAATTGGTGGTCGCCAGGAAGAGCTGAAGCCTCAAGCACCAGCGCCTCGTAAAAAAGCTGCTAAGTAA
- the rplP gene encoding 50S ribosomal protein L16 produces the protein MLQPKRTKFRKQMTGHNRGLALRGSKVSFGEFALKAVARGRLTARQIESARRALTRHVKRGGKIWIRVFPDKPVTKKPLEVRMGKGKGSVEYWVAQIQPGKVLYEIEGVSEELAREAFALAAAKLPLATSFVKRTVM, from the coding sequence ATGTTGCAACCAAAGCGTACAAAATTCCGCAAGCAGATGACCGGCCACAACCGTGGTCTGGCACTGCGCGGTAGCAAGGTCAGCTTCGGCGAGTTCGCTCTGAAAGCTGTCGCCCGCGGTCGTCTCACCGCTCGCCAGATCGAGTCGGCACGTCGTGCCCTGACCCGTCACGTAAAACGTGGCGGCAAGATCTGGATCCGTGTCTTCCCGGACAAGCCGGTTACCAAGAAGCCTCTCGAGGTTCGTATGGGTAAAGGTAAAGGTTCCGTGGAATACTGGGTTGCCCAGATTCAGCCAGGCAAAGTCCTGTACGAGATCGAGGGTGTTTCTGAAGAGCTGGCGCGCGAAGCTTTCGCCCTGGCCGCTGCAAAGCTGCCTCTCGCCACCTCCTTTGTTAAGCGGACGGTGATGTGA
- the rpmC gene encoding 50S ribosomal protein L29, with translation MKANELREKSAQQLNEQLLGLLRDQFNLRMQKATGQLGQSHLLSQVKRDIARVKTVLNQQAGK, from the coding sequence ATGAAAGCGAATGAACTTCGTGAAAAATCCGCACAGCAACTGAATGAGCAACTGCTCGGCTTGCTGCGCGACCAGTTCAATCTGCGCATGCAGAAAGCAACTGGCCAGTTGGGGCAGTCGCACCTGCTCTCGCAAGTTAAGCGTGACATCGCTCGCGTGAAAACTGTGCTCAACCAGCAGGCAGGTAAGTGA
- the rpsQ gene encoding 30S ribosomal protein S17 — MAEAEKTVRTLTGRVVSDKMDKTITVLIERRVKHPIYGKYVKRSTKLHAHDEANQCKIGDKVSIRETRPLAKTKSWALVEVLERAVEV, encoded by the coding sequence ATGGCTGAAGCTGAAAAAACCGTCCGTACGCTGACTGGCCGTGTCGTCAGCGACAAAATGGACAAGACCATCACCGTTCTGATCGAGCGTCGCGTAAAGCACCCGATCTACGGTAAATACGTTAAGCGTTCGACTAAGCTGCACGCGCACGACGAAGCCAACCAGTGCAAGATCGGCGACAAGGTTTCCATCCGTGAAACCCGTCCGCTGGCCAAGACCAAGTCCTGGGCACTGGTTGAAGTCCTCGAACGCGCTGTTGAAGTCTAA
- the rplN gene encoding 50S ribosomal protein L14 translates to MIQTQSMLDVADNSGARRVMCIKVLGGSHRRYAGIGDIIKVTVKEAIPRGKVKKGQVMTAVVVRTRHGVRRADGSIIRFDGNAAVLLNTKQEPIGTRIFGPVTRELRTEKFMKIVSLAPEVL, encoded by the coding sequence ATGATTCAGACTCAATCCATGCTCGATGTGGCCGATAACAGCGGCGCTCGTCGCGTCATGTGCATCAAGGTGCTCGGCGGTTCCCACCGCCGTTACGCCGGTATCGGTGACATCATCAAAGTAACCGTCAAGGAAGCGATTCCACGCGGTAAGGTCAAGAAAGGCCAGGTGATGACCGCTGTTGTCGTCCGTACCCGTCACGGTGTACGTCGCGCTGACGGTTCCATCATTCGTTTCGACGGCAACGCTGCTGTTCTGCTGAACACCAAGCAAGAGCCGATCGGTACTCGCATCTTCGGGCCAGTGACCCGTGAACTTCGTACCGAGAAGTTCATGAAGATCGTCTCGCTCGCCCCTGAAGTGCTCTAA